In Zingiber officinale cultivar Zhangliang chromosome 1A, Zo_v1.1, whole genome shotgun sequence, the DNA window CAAAAAGAGTCTAAGGGTTAAAAATATAATGACTATTATCTAGAAAAATAATgaactttaaattttgaaaatctagattttcataatttataaattatttttgaaaaaaataatttaaaaaagatgtttaatcattgaaaaattttgaaattttttaaaattgttaatCAGACACATAGTCAAAGCAGAATTAATATTttcactaaaaattaaaattaccctaagtagtaataattttttttctatataaaGACATGTTTTTgtagaaaaattctttaaaatagtttttaagctcaaaaaatcttaaaaatttgtttGAGTATGTATTATAGCATGCAACtttgcataaaaaaataaattttcaaaaaataacttttctagaatttttaatattaaagggTAGCACTTGAataaataattcatataaaattcaataatggccaaaacattttgaaaatatttttttgaacaaGGAGCATGATAACttttcaaagaaaaataaagttttcaaaaattactctatgaattatttttaaagaaaaatataatttttattataaaatttataaaaaataatttatcagtcaggaaaatttgaaaattttcttatagaTAAGTGATGAAATTCTTTTTCTTAGAAAAACTTAAAGAATAAATTACTTTCcaataaaaattatatgaaacaatttatttagataattctaagcaaacaataaaaattaaatcaattaaaagtaCGATATGCatacaaatttaatttaagcacgattttagaactcaaaataagtTCCTACCAATTGAattaatcaagaattttctaagaatatattttcttgataatgttttaatttgttccttgtggtacctaaattatcaatttaatccttgatactttttgaaatttgaaatagcAATATTCGAACATGCAGAATTCTTTAGATTCTctatttctacttttaattttttattttcaatttttaggtTGTTGAAATCTTCTAATTGGCAAGATGTACGTGCTAaagttccttttaactcattattttttgttaataatttgttattgtaattttctaatttataataatttttttataaaatttaaataactgGTCAGGAAGTAGAgaccgtacttgacttaccttgttgatatCTAATGCTCTCTCTATAGAGCTGCTTTCTTCCTGACGTTGCTTCCCCTTctttgatgctttcgatgctaaTCTCATATGAGCtcgcttcatcttcttcttcttggtgactttccaTCAGCGCAAGTCTAGCGTGGGCTTCGATCTCCGACTCTGACGATGtttcccacgtcgcctttaagtTTCTATGCTTTGTCTGGGTTCCCTTCTTGTCCTTCTCcttattctttaattttgggcagttatTTTTGACATGCACTTcctcattgcagtggtagcatcttactttttttcttcttcttttaccCTGTACTTATGATACGCTCAAGGAAAAATCTCAATGAAatgctcaaggatagacacataaattcatGGTCTactatttcactttttgtggactccatcattttatgtgtctatccttcgACATTTCATTGAGATTCATTccttgaacatatcatttttcattaaatttattagttttaaaaaaacttttgaacTTCCTTAACATGAATGTCATTTCGTCATCATCgagaaaagtttcagattttgGTTCATCAatttttacctttaaggcaatgttgtgccTTGACGCTTTCTTTAGATCTGCAtatcttgactcatgaatttcaaaagttaaaaaaagttcttttaaactacttacctctaagtcccaagagatgaaatatgcatctactaggatTTCCCATTCAGGAGTCCTAGGAAAaacgttaagcgcgtaccttagtgaatttcGGTtgattaccttttctctgagattcatgagtccggtgatAAGTTCTTTGATTCTCAAGTGGAGGTGTGTGACGATTTCGCCTTCTTCTAACCagaggttgctgatctggttcaGGAGTAGGTCTCGTCTCACGAGTTTTacctccgaggtcccttcgtgtagttccaagaatttatcccagagctctttggttgactcgtaggctccgattcAATTGACTTCTTGTAGCGATAAAACACTCAGCAAATGAAATTCTACTTTATCGTTTGCCACGAAGTAGgcttgttcctttttcgtccactgaTGTTCTTTTTTATCCtttggtgctacaaaatcatacttcatAATAAATGCTCGGTTCGACCATATTCTTTTTTTAGTTCACaaactctccctcgaacttcggtggataaATGCTCGGTTCGACCATATTCTTTTGTGCTTTGGTCAGTAGTTTGTCCTTCTAGagcggttgggctctgataccacttgttggtcctttacgaccggcaagagggggtaaattgtcctgtaaaatataaaataaacaaatacccttctcgactttGGAAATAATAAAACACTTGTATAATAAAGATTGATAAGCTAATTAATAAATGAAAAGAGCCTcaacaatttacttggtttgcaatcagaagattgtaagtccaagatgttgaaagctcactatcaaatctccttcGGGCGAAGAAGGCTCTTACAATAATTAAAGCACTAAATCACAAAGTAGGacagaaaaaaatattatttacaaaTGTTGTTCTGAACTACTAGgattagggttgtatttatagccctgatccgaGCGCCTGAAAGGATTCCGGGAGTCtggacgtggataaaattttatccacatcgTAATGGATCGCGACGCAATGAGTCTAGATAAACTTTTCGGtttgggcgcctagaagggttgtGGGCACCCGAACCGCCTTCGCACAGGAGTACCTCGCCAAGATGCCCCGGTTGGACCAAACCggttcgagcgcccggaacaGCTCTGGACCCCCGAACTCCAGTTAACTCCCGTTCGGGTCTTCTGCTCAGGCTCTACTAGTTTGGATAATTTCGatcatccaaaatagggctcacctaaacccattttccggccttctcaagcaaccttccgctccggcttctcatcctccGAAatatcgcgcgcctccttctcatccgccagcatactcttccgcagcgcctcatgcCTTGGACACACcaagcccgttgactctctcccgtgGTGTCATTCTCATTAGCGGTGTCTTTGCTCAAGTTTCTATGCTCTTAAgtttttgcacacttagacacaaagtatcaaaagacaacataATCTAATTCTGActcagttgatcatatcaaaactaacacAGGGTACTTACAGGAGACTCTATTAATATGGATGAGCATGCATGCAGATTAGTAACGTTTTTAACATTctcataaaatttttaatctatttattattTCTAGCCGTGTTTTTTCAAACCGAGGAAACAGGGAAGGAACTTGCATTTATATATACTTTCGCCtacacatttaaaaaaaaatgagtgTTTTTTTAATCTGTTTTTGTAATTATGATTAATactattaatttattttgaacaGAGCTGGTGAGACCAATACAAATTGAAAATCCATGCACGAAGTATTAtgttttgtattaatttatagtattttctttctttttataaatgatactttttatttgtttgtttatttgtttttttttttttgtctgtttTGATGCAGGAAAAGAAACAAAATTAAAGGAAAATAAAGTATTTGgtatggaagaagaagatgatttgGTGATGTATCAATTAACTTGTATGGTGGATTTAATATGTAATTGATACTTCTTGTATTGACTTATTTTTATAGATTTGATATGTAAATACGATGTGTATGTAACCTATTGACTTGTTTGGATGTATGAATTTTATATGGATTTGGTTTAGGATATAAATAGGATGTGTATATTGTGAAATAGGATGTGTAATTAGGATGTATTGGATCTATATGTTAAATAGGATGTGTTATATAAACAAGTTTGTAAATGGTTGTTGATGTATATtgtattaatataataaaatgtaGAAAAGGCTAGGTTCCAGAAATTCTTTTAGAATTTTGGGTTGAATTTGGAGACGAATTATTTTTGTCACCaaattatatttattgcagatttGGCAAATTTATAGATTGGCAACAAATTTATATTCGTCACATATTTGACAATGAAAATAGTATTATCGCCAAATCAAGGACGTAATGGGGATTCGTTGCAAACTAGATTTGGTGATGAACGTTGCCAAATCTATGACGAAAACTAGAATAGTCgtcaaatttgggacgaaaatagaATTTCATCGTAGATTTGCGTTTGGTAATTTTGCGACAAATTtagttttcgttgcaaaattacaATGAATTTGGTGACGAAAATATAATTTATTGCAAATTCTATGATGAATTTACATGTTATCATCGCATAATTTGGCAATGGCTTATTTACAAGGAAAACTTTTTCGACGCAAATTTATTTTacgatgaattttttttttaattcatcacAAAATTCATTCCAAATTACTGATTTTTTTTATAGTGACATCATAATAATTACGGTTTCATAGTTGCTACAATTCATTTGACATACTTAGTGTTCAAAAATATTCACTATAGGATCTATGATCTTATAGTTATTACAACATAATTCAACTTATTATTATAGTATATAGTTCCGTTGTtactataattattataattatagtaGTTATGAAATCGTAATTATTACTATATCGTTTTGTCATATTTATAAAATGAGTCGATTGTATAAGGATTTAATGTGTGTGTCGCTATTTGTATCATTTTATTAAATAGGTTATTCGGCTGGAGTGTGCTTTTGATTAAAACAAAAAGAGTCAAAGTGGGacattttttactatttaaaactAAAgtgacatttttttattttttagttggTTTGAGAAAAATTCATCCATACTTAGATGTCTGATAAATTAAGAAATAGGCTCTGCCGCAAAGGTTGTAAATGAGCTTAACCGAATTAAATTTTAgggtgttcaaatttatttaattaggtaatcgagtcaagttaaacttaaaataaactaagtttttgaaataatttttcaagtttgatttgatttattttttataagcttgagcttATTTGAAATTAGTTTGTTTTGTTgttattgaatttttaattcaagtttggcttgagttTTGTTTgtgcttggttcgtttagatgttatcgaactctcaattcaaatttatttgattgtttgaaacttttaattgtttgattggttactgagattaataattcaaacttatttatttattttattatttattttgtatATTGATAAGAATTTtgttaataaatatggttcgtgaacattattCACAAATATTAATGAGTTAAACATATATATGTtcaaacttattatttaatttaataaattatttaaatttatttatttaattaatcttatatatattgaactaatataaataaatttttactaaATCGAAACTTATTTATAAATACGTGATTTATTTGATCCCCTATTTGCCGCTATCtccggattttttttttattttatttttaccaaTATATTAAATTGGGTAAATACAATGCTATAAATTAGATTAtctactgattttttttttattgtaaaattattttataaatcatTTTGATGTGTTTGGGAGTCCACGACGGTACCAATGCAGCTGGCACCTCGACATGGTGCCATGCCTGTCCATCTGCCAGCTGCACCAATGCATGCCAACTAGGGTTAATCATTAAAAACAAAAAGTGAGATCTGCTAGTCCTGTGTGCTACTCCGTGGCTTAGTCCAAACTTCCGCTATGTAATTGTTCCCAGCTGAAAAGGGTTCTCGACACATGGAGGCATGTGATTTGCAGTGATTAGTTCCTGTGTCTACGCGCACAAGAGTAACTAGCTCTAGTCAGTCCCGATCCTCTGCGTCCGCCTCCCGTGCGCCCTCTGCGTCTGTCGTTACGCGGCATTGGAGTTGGGTTTTATTACTGGAGCGGAGAAACGCACGTGCTTAGCGCGTGGGTTTTTTATCACGTAGCGACAGATGCAGAGGGCGCACGGGAGGCGGGCGCAGAGGATCTGGACTCAGCTCTAGTGCATGTGGCCACTGGCTTGATTCTGAGCTTATGGAGCTACGTTTTTTCTTCAGTATTATGTCGTCGTCCCTCAGCCAGCTCACTTGTCAGGGATTCCAGCTAATTCATCCGCAATCTGCTATTCCATTAAATTTCACTTGATTCATCCGTCCAACGTGCTAATTAACTCTGAATGATCCATTAATTTAGTTGCCCTACAGTTGTCCATACGAATGCAACACGAAAGGAATCTAAAGGATTGGGTTGGTCGGATACTAGTTTGTATGTTCTCCTTGTCGTTTTCCGTTACGTAGCGTGATCTTTGCGGTCTGCAGCTTCGATTGTCCGGTCGTAGCCTCGTAGGAGACCGTTTTGTCTGTTACGGATGTTGGGCGACTGCATTCAACAGTACGTCTCGGACCAGTTTCCACGTGCAATTGGGGACCGGGATTCCTCTCCTGAGCCTCTGGAGTGGCGCCCGTGATTGGACGGGGAAGGGCAGAACGGCATCCTCGACGCGGGAACAGGACCGTCAGTCGTAGGGTTGATGTGGCTTCCGCGTGCCGCCTCATTGGCAGTGCGAAAGTCGGGCGCATGACGTCGCGGCCTTAATTTGTGGAGGCCAATTAAAGACGAGGAGAGCACGTTGATAGGCTGTCGCTGCTTTTATATTATCCACTTCCTCTTTCCCTCTTCGATCGTCCTCTTTCTTCCTCGCCATTCTCTCACCGTAATCCCTCTCTTCGGTTTGCTTTCTTGGCCTGCCTTCCTCGTTCGGAGATGGGGCAGCAGTTCGTCGACACGACGCTCACCAAGGTGTTCGTCGGCGGGCTCGCGTGGGAGATGCAGAAGGAGGCGCTTCGCGAGCACTtcgagaagtacggggagatcctCGAAGCCGTCGTCATTTCGGACAAGATCTCCGGCCGATCCAAGGGCTACGGCTTCGTAAGTTTTCGCAATGTCTGACTAAGGAAGCTTGCGGCTTATGTAAAGTAGTGCTTTGGAAATGGTATATAGGTGACGTTCAAGGAAGCAGAGGCGGCGAAGAGGGCGTGCGAGGACGCGGCGCCGGTGATCGACGGCCGCCGAGCGAATTGCAACCTGGCTTCGCTGGGAGCCAAGCGCGGAGGCGTCGGGATCCGACACTCTCCTCCCTCCGCTCCAGCACCGTTCACTTCGCGTGGGGGCCAGCAGCCACCGCCTGGTACGGAGCCTTGGACGCATTTCCCTTCCTCTGGTTTTGAGTACGTGGAAGTTGCTGATTTGGTGACGAAAATGTGGTCTTTGTTTGTTTACCGGAAAGGCATGGCGGTGGGATCGAGAGTCGCGTCGCCAGCGCCGCCGGCTGCGCAGTGGTACTACCCGAACCCCGCGAGAACTCCGCCTCCGCCGTTCCAGTTGCACCAGTACCCCCACGGCCTCATCCCCTTCTACTCCGCCGACGCGTAAGTCTCTCCGCCCTCACAGCCTGCGGTTCGCCGATGGAGCCGGTGGCCGGGCGCCGTCTCCGGCGCCCGCTGGTTGGCTCCCACGTGGTCCTGTTTCACTGTGGTCCCCACGTCTTAGATTGAGTCAGATCGCAGCTGTCGAGTGCCATCTAATTACATGCGCATCACGTGCGACGCACATGCCACTGTCGTAACTAATAAGTCGTCTTTCTTTCTAATCACGTGCAGGTACTCGCCGAATTACACGAACTTCCCTAACAATTCGGTAAATCTTACACACTTCTCGTACATAGAAAGGAAAATTGATAAttctaataaataataataattgtttAAATTCTAATGAACATCAAATAAATGACATGAGTTGGGTTACAGAAGCTGAGCCCGAGTGGTGGGGGAGGAGGATTCTACCAGGGGCAGTTCGCTTACCCAGCAGCAGCTGCTAATGGAATGCTGCCAATGTACCCTTTATTCCACTGGCATCCTCACCAATCTCAGGGCATGGCACTTCCTACAGCTCACTTCTTCCCTACCTCACCAACTGCTGCCATCCCCACCATCATCTCCACCAAGCCTACTGCAATTCCTCCTCCTGTGTCTGGTACATCACAAAATTTACTTACAGCGAGCTGTACTTGAGCACCATGGCATCACTAATACCCTAATAGTTTGTGTCGCAGTGGAACAAGTCAAAGGAGCCAACTGATTGCATGGTTGGTTAAGGAATGGTCCAAGACAGTCTGAAAAGATGAAGATGCAAACTCGTTAATTGATTATTCTATTAGAATTTGGGGATTCTTTGGTGACTCTCTAACTTGCATCACATAGATGCACAATCTGTAACAAGGCaatttttgtttgtttacctaCTTATTCTTTGTGGTAAACCTTTTTATCAGTGACTGTCTTTTATAGCTATGTGGTTTGCCTCATTTGTCGAAACTAAAGGTTTTGCATTTTATGTAGTCTAGGACAATAATACCTTCGCAAACCTGTCTCTTTTTTTCTCCCATGGATTGCATCCTCTAGCTGCATAGGTTGCAGCAGAGACAAGTGGAAGGGCAAGTATTGTGATGGACATATTTTCCTCTAGCTGCATAGGTTGCAGTAGAGACAAGTGGAAGGGAAAGTATTGTGATGGACATATTTTCCGACCAAATATCGTGGATGGTCAAGCCACTAGTCAACGGACAATCCAACTCACGTGTTCCTCGGAGATTGCTAGAGTGGATGACGAAAAAGTCCTGAAACACACTCAATAGAGAGTTAGACGGCCGCTGAGGAGATCCGTCTAAAGGATGACATCTAAGCAACCAACTCTAACAATCTAGTAAATTAAAGTGCCACACGCCCTGAGATATTCACATAGGAATGATTTAAATGATGAGAAGGTTATGTTGTCCCTCACGTGCTTTAAGCAAGCCACGTGAGGTGTGGGTCGGATACAAGGATGAGAAAGCGAGAAATTAGAATTATTGTGAAGTAGCCTTTAGCGTAGACAAAGTTTGAATCTAAGACTAAGGCCAGAAAGATCTCGGTGATTGAGGCCGAGCTAGGTAGATAGTGTCGCAATCTGAGACTGAGGCTTGTAGGGTATCGATGACCGAGACCGAAATAGGTAGATGTACTGGGATTTGAGACTGAGGCCTAGAGTGTATCGGAGACTGAGGTCAAGCTAGGTAGATGGTGTCGAGATCTGAGACTGAGGCCTAATGATTGTCAGTGATTGCGGGCGATTTAGGTAGGAGTGTCGAAATTTGAGACTAAAATCTGAAGGATGTCGTCGACTAAGACCGAGCTAAATAGATGATGTCGGAATAAGAGATGGAGGCCCGCAAGGTGTTGGCGACTGAGGCCGGAACAGATGTCAGGATTAAGAGCTGAGATAGAAGTCACTACAATCATCTTGCACTTAACTAAAGTTGAATATCTGGGATGAGCATATTGAGCCAGTTCAATTAGACTCGGAGTAAGCATAGCTTAATTCCTTTTGGGTTATGCATCTTAACTTTGACTAACATATTAGCATGACTTTGACTAACATATTAACATGACTTTTGATCGCACGGGATAAAAAACCTTCACATCACAAgtctcccttcaagtctagttgaaaaaagtgtagtctgactgactggactatgttaAGTTATCATTCTGCCTACCAATGATGATTTGTCCAGAATATTGAGCTGAGATGTCAGTATCCAAGTGAAGCAACTGGCCGAGTCTGAAGAGATAATTCATCGCATTTAATGAATGCAATATGCAAGATCATGTATCACGCTTATGAATGGCACACTGAACTATTGCAGTAATGGACGACGTGCGATATCCACTTCGAGCTATGGGAACACCTTACTGCCTTAACTATAGAAGTGGGCAGTTGTGTCACTACAGACGCATCCTTGGATTTGACAACAATGACGTGTTGGTGCCTATTTAGCCTCTATATCCAACGACCACTTTTGAATTGCCTCGAAAATTGATGTGTTGCTCCATAACTTCTCATTGTTGTGTTTTAATGATGAAGATTGCATCGTGATCGACACCATTTAGTCGAGCGATCAAACTGCTTTGAAGGTATTTTCTCCTTGCCATCTGATGGCTTAGCGAGTTGAGGTGACAACCCCTACTGTGTTGTCACTAAAGTATCTTCAGTTATTCGAAAGTGACACCATCTTCATTCGCTCTCGCTGCTCCTTGCCTTCGTCTTCCTCCACTCTTCGTCTGTTGACATAGTAAGTTTACTAATTTTTTTCCTTCCATCttcaacccttgccttcttgttcgTGCCTTCCTTTTCCTCCTATGACTTCTAGCGAtctttgtgttggttgctactcggaaaacctagaggttccactgtacaaaaattttgtacaaaggtctgaaccttttcctagctaccatgtgttcttttaaattaaattttggatcgcctgcggaacttaacacgtttgatccaaaacttaatctattcgttcttttaggttttgacttgggtctcctgcggaacttaacacgttcgacccaaatcaccttaagttattaattccattaaatattaatttccataattggttcccagtactgacgtggagaggcacatggtcttcttggatatgggagcaaccaccaccgactagacaaaaccttttatggaaagataatatttaatttcctaaaataactttaggttaaccgaaaagaacaatcaaatcacaaagggaaaaaaaaacaaaagaacactatatcgaaaacaaattcgaaactctagaatcgtatgcctcttgtatttagtattatttccaaaaataactagtatgatgcggaaacaaaaattactagttataccttttagaaagacctcttgatcttctacagtattcctcttctaacctcggacgttgtgtgggcaacgatcttccgagatgagaaccaccaagcaccttcttcttccttacaagtttcggccatcaaaacttctcctaggatgaagaggttcggccaccaccaccatgctccaagggatgctagaaaagaggcttcttttctctccttcttctccttcttagatccggccaccaaagctatctccaccatgagaaggtttcggccacacaaaggagaggagaggaaagaaagggtcggccacacccaaggagaaaagagaggaaaaatagaatagagtcgttagcattgaagcctcctctaccccctcttttataatccttgatcttggcaaataaggaaaatttaataaaaactttcttaattcttttgtcattgaaaaggaaaatttatttaattaaaataattttctcttttcaaattataatggtcgaccactcttctccccataacaaggagagttttaattaaaacaaaaattaaaacttcctaatttgtttttagaaatttataaaaatttctccaataagtttaatcccttcatgattggttaataaaaagaaattttataaattaaaatctttcttttaaacatgtggataatttccaaaaaggaaagttatctctaaaaattaaaatctcctttcaatctacaaataaggaaagatattaaatcttttcttaatcttttgtagaaactaataaaagagaatttttaatttttaaactttcttttaaatcatgaatataattaaaaggaaagtttttaccaaaattaaaatcaaccttttaatctacaaataaggaaagagattttaactcttctcttaatcttttgtagaatcttataaaaggaaggatttaaatttttaaactctcttttaaattatattatccacataagaaaaattttaaaattaaaattcctttttattttaataggccacatgaattcacccatgaacatacccatggtcggccctagcttg includes these proteins:
- the LOC121999828 gene encoding probable RNA-binding protein ARP1 isoform X1; this translates as MGQQFVDTTLTKVFVGGLAWEMQKEALREHFEKYGEILEAVVISDKISGRSKGYGFVTFKEAEAAKRACEDAAPVIDGRRANCNLASLGAKRGGVGIRHSPPSAPAPFTSRGGQQPPPGMAVGSRVASPAPPAAQWYYPNPARTPPPPFQLHQYPHGLIPFYSADAYSPNYTNFPNNSKLSPSGGGGGFYQGQFAYPAAAANGMLPMYPLFHWHPHQSQGMALPTAHFFPTSPTAAIPTIISTKPTAIPPPVSVCVAVEQVKGAN
- the LOC121999828 gene encoding probable RNA-binding protein ARP1 isoform X2, with amino-acid sequence MGQQFVDTTLTKVFVGGLAWEMQKEALREHFEKYGEILEAVVISDKISGRSKGYGFVTFKEAEAAKRACEDAAPVIDGRRANCNLASLGAKRGGVGIRHSPPSAPAPFTSRGGQQPPPGMAVGSRVASPAPPAAQWYYPNPARTPPPPFQLHQYPHGLIPFYSADAYSPNYTNFPNNSKLSPSGGGGGFYQGQFAYPAAAANGMLPMYPLFHWHPHQSQGMALPTAHFFPTSPTAAIPTIISTKPTAIPPPVSVEQVKGAN